Proteins from a genomic interval of Qipengyuania sp. JC766:
- a CDS encoding methyltransferase domain-containing protein encodes MADKDLDRIYTASGDAEMRELYDKWADDYDSDVVGNGYLTPTRIADALGRLVPDRDVAVMDHGCGTGLSGVALDEAGFSRIDGADLSQKMLDRARECEVYRTLDLIEPDAPLPDRYAQYPVIVAAGVISKGAAPPSLYGDLITAMRPGALLAFSVNDLSLAEPDYAKLVDRSAEAGEVKVLHDEHGPHLTGYEENNGSKVYVVEKLAR; translated from the coding sequence ATGGCAGACAAGGACCTCGACCGCATCTACACCGCTTCCGGCGACGCGGAGATGCGCGAACTCTACGACAAATGGGCGGACGACTACGACAGCGATGTCGTGGGCAATGGCTATCTCACCCCCACCCGCATCGCGGATGCGCTCGGCCGCTTGGTGCCCGATCGCGACGTGGCCGTCATGGACCATGGCTGCGGCACGGGCCTTTCGGGCGTCGCGCTGGACGAGGCGGGTTTCAGCCGGATCGACGGCGCGGACCTGTCGCAGAAGATGCTCGACCGCGCCCGCGAATGCGAGGTTTACCGCACGCTCGACCTGATCGAGCCCGATGCCCCGCTGCCCGATCGCTACGCGCAGTATCCGGTGATCGTCGCGGCAGGTGTCATCAGCAAGGGCGCGGCGCCGCCTTCGCTCTACGGCGATCTCATCACGGCCATGCGCCCCGGCGCATTGCTGGCGTTCTCCGTCAACGATCTGAGCTTGGCCGAACCCGACTATGCGAAGCTGGTGGACAGGAGCGCGGAGGCGGGCGAGGTCAAGGTCCTCCACGACGAGCACGGCCCCCACCTGACGGGGTACGAGGAGAACAACGGCTCGAAGGTCTACGTGGTCGAGAAACTGGCCCGGTAG
- a CDS encoding zinc-dependent alcohol dehydrogenase, translating to MRALAWHGTHDVRVDTVPDPEIINPRDAILKITSTAICGSDLHLYDGVIPGVQPGDVLGHEFMGEVVETGSDSTLEKGQRVVVPFTISCGGCFHCKIQQYSACENSNPAEKQDMSASLYGHPMAALFGYSHLTGGYSGGQAEYVRVPFSDVGPIVIPDHLEDEKVLFLSDILPTGWMGAENAEIQPDDTVAVWGCGPVGLFAIQSAIVMGASKVIAIDHYPNRLNLAKQLGAETIDFRKTDVREALMEMSGGIGVDAVIDAVGMEAHGFAVDNMLDIAKQKIGMGADRASVLKQAILAVRPGGRVSIPGVYGGMTDKFPLGALMEKGLQVRSGQTHVQRYTKDLLEKIEDGTLDTTFLISHRLPLEDAARGYKCFHDEQDSWTKVVLKPDMSAGEKAT from the coding sequence ATGAGAGCTCTCGCATGGCACGGCACGCACGACGTTCGCGTGGACACGGTTCCCGATCCCGAAATCATCAATCCGCGCGACGCGATCCTGAAGATCACGTCCACCGCGATCTGCGGAAGCGACCTCCACTTGTACGACGGGGTCATTCCGGGCGTGCAACCCGGAGACGTCCTAGGACACGAATTCATGGGCGAGGTGGTGGAAACCGGCTCGGACAGCACCCTCGAAAAGGGGCAACGCGTCGTCGTGCCTTTCACGATCAGCTGCGGCGGATGCTTCCACTGCAAGATCCAGCAATATTCCGCCTGCGAGAATTCGAACCCGGCTGAGAAGCAGGACATGTCGGCATCGCTGTATGGCCATCCGATGGCTGCGCTGTTCGGTTATTCGCACCTCACCGGAGGATATTCGGGCGGTCAGGCGGAGTATGTCCGCGTTCCCTTTTCGGACGTCGGCCCCATCGTGATCCCGGATCACCTCGAAGACGAGAAGGTCCTGTTCCTGTCCGACATCCTCCCGACCGGCTGGATGGGGGCGGAGAACGCCGAAATTCAGCCCGATGATACGGTTGCCGTGTGGGGTTGTGGGCCGGTCGGCCTCTTCGCGATCCAGTCGGCCATCGTAATGGGCGCGAGCAAGGTGATCGCGATCGATCATTACCCAAATCGGCTCAATCTCGCGAAGCAACTCGGGGCCGAAACGATCGACTTCCGCAAGACGGACGTCCGAGAAGCCCTGATGGAAATGTCCGGCGGGATCGGCGTGGATGCGGTGATCGATGCGGTCGGAATGGAGGCGCACGGCTTTGCGGTCGACAACATGCTCGACATCGCGAAGCAGAAGATCGGGATGGGTGCAGACCGTGCGTCCGTCCTCAAGCAGGCGATCCTGGCGGTTCGACCCGGTGGGCGTGTGTCGATCCCGGGCGTCTATGGCGGGATGACCGACAAGTTCCCGCTCGGCGCCCTGATGGAAAAGGGCCTGCAGGTCCGCAGCGGTCAGACCCATGTGCAGCGTTACACCAAGGACCTTCTCGAAAAGATCGAGGACGGTACCCTGGATACGACATTCCTTATCTCGCACCGTCTGCCGCTCGAAGATGCGGCGCGCGGCTACAAATGCTTCCACGATGAACAGGACAGCTGGACGAAGGTCGTCCTGAAGCCGGATATGAGCGCCGGGGAGAAGGCAACATGA
- a CDS encoding aromatic amino acid transaminase, protein MLHKLEPQSPDALLALIKLFAEDERADKIDLGVGVYRTDDGATPVFRAIKQAEAKLLEEQDSKSYLGPEGDTDFVDALVPYIFGADLAADRIAGMQTPGGTGAVRLAVALAQKAGVTRVHLGVPSWPNHKQILDDVGLETVTFPHATPDGDADLEAVLTAIRNGGEGDAVLLHACCHNPTGVEYTQDQWDRIAAALADSPVLPIIDSAYQGLGQGLEEDAAGLRTVLARVPEALVAYSCDKNFGLYRDRVGAFFVQAADGSDLPAIMSNANALARANWSMPPDHGGAAVRVVLRDEGMTREWHDELDSMRTRLRSVRDRLAAADNEVPGLDLQQLGRQNGLFGMLALTPDQIAAMRKDHAVYMAGSGRINIAGLTRGNVEKFIAALADVTA, encoded by the coding sequence ATGTTGCACAAGCTCGAACCCCAATCGCCCGATGCGCTGCTGGCGCTGATCAAGCTGTTTGCCGAGGACGAGCGGGCGGACAAGATCGATCTCGGCGTCGGGGTCTACCGCACGGACGACGGCGCGACGCCTGTCTTCCGGGCGATCAAGCAGGCCGAGGCGAAGCTGCTCGAGGAGCAGGACAGCAAGAGCTATCTGGGGCCCGAAGGCGACACCGACTTCGTCGATGCGCTGGTGCCCTACATCTTCGGCGCGGACCTTGCCGCTGACCGGATCGCCGGAATGCAGACGCCGGGCGGGACCGGCGCGGTCCGGCTCGCGGTGGCCCTGGCGCAAAAGGCCGGCGTGACGCGGGTCCATCTCGGCGTGCCGAGCTGGCCGAACCACAAGCAGATCCTCGACGATGTGGGCCTGGAAACGGTCACTTTTCCGCACGCGACGCCCGACGGCGATGCCGATCTGGAAGCCGTGCTGACCGCGATCCGCAACGGGGGCGAGGGCGATGCCGTGCTGCTGCATGCATGCTGCCACAACCCGACCGGCGTCGAGTACACGCAGGACCAGTGGGACCGCATCGCCGCGGCTCTCGCGGACAGTCCCGTCCTCCCGATCATCGACAGCGCTTACCAGGGCCTGGGGCAGGGGCTCGAGGAAGACGCGGCGGGCCTTCGCACCGTGCTGGCGCGGGTGCCCGAAGCGCTGGTGGCATATAGCTGCGACAAGAACTTCGGCCTCTATCGCGACCGGGTGGGCGCGTTCTTCGTCCAGGCGGCGGATGGTTCGGACCTGCCGGCGATCATGTCCAACGCCAACGCGCTGGCACGGGCCAACTGGTCGATGCCGCCGGACCATGGCGGCGCAGCGGTCCGCGTGGTGCTGCGGGACGAGGGCATGACGCGCGAATGGCACGACGAACTCGATTCGATGCGCACCCGGTTGCGCTCCGTGCGCGACCGGCTGGCCGCAGCCGACAACGAGGTGCCCGGGCTCGACCTGCAGCAACTCGGCCGGCAGAACGGCCTCTTCGGGATGCTCGCCCTCACGCCGGACCAGATTGCCGCCATGCGCAAGGACCATGCGGTATACATGGCCGGATCGGGCCGAATCAACATCGCCGGCCTGACCCGGGGCAATGTCGAGAAGTTCATCGCGGCGCTCGCCGATGTGACCGCCTGA
- a CDS encoding SDR family NAD(P)-dependent oxidoreductase: protein MSKNPVEKLSGFCVVTGASSGIGLELARLAAKDGCDLLLVADRDLADAERVAREAGAASVERIETDLATRDGVEQLVDAIGERDVDALIANAGHGLGDAFFLQEWDDIAHVIDTNIKGTVSLVHKIGAKMALRDKGRILLTGSIAGDMPGAYQLVYNSTKAFVNDFAVGLANEMKDTNVVISCLMPGVTDTLFFERAGMENTNAGEMDNKADPAKVARDGYDAILSGETQEVSGFMNKVQDAFADLLPDELVAQMHRRLAQPKR from the coding sequence ATGAGCAAGAACCCTGTCGAGAAACTCTCGGGCTTCTGTGTCGTGACCGGCGCCTCCAGCGGGATCGGGTTGGAGCTTGCCCGTCTGGCGGCCAAGGACGGCTGCGACCTGTTGCTTGTCGCCGATCGCGACCTTGCAGATGCGGAACGTGTCGCCCGTGAAGCCGGAGCGGCATCCGTCGAACGGATCGAGACCGATTTAGCGACAAGAGATGGCGTTGAGCAGCTCGTCGACGCGATCGGCGAACGAGATGTCGATGCGCTGATCGCGAATGCTGGCCACGGATTAGGCGATGCCTTCTTCCTTCAGGAATGGGACGATATTGCCCACGTCATTGATACCAACATCAAGGGGACGGTGTCGCTGGTGCACAAGATCGGTGCGAAGATGGCACTGCGGGACAAGGGGCGAATTCTGCTGACCGGTTCGATCGCAGGTGACATGCCCGGTGCTTACCAGCTCGTCTACAATTCGACGAAGGCCTTCGTGAACGACTTTGCCGTCGGGCTCGCGAACGAAATGAAGGATACGAATGTGGTCATATCCTGCCTCATGCCGGGGGTTACGGATACGCTCTTCTTCGAGCGCGCCGGCATGGAGAACACGAACGCCGGCGAGATGGACAACAAGGCAGATCCTGCAAAGGTCGCACGCGACGGATACGATGCGATCCTATCCGGGGAAACGCAGGAGGTCAGCGGCTTCATGAACAAGGTTCAGGATGCTTTCGCTGACCTTCTTCCGGACGAACTGGTGGCACAGATGCACCGTCGCCTGGCGCAGCCCAAGCGCTGA
- a CDS encoding class I SAM-dependent methyltransferase, which yields MTSRDTTRLLALPDDTEDATRASFSDVAHRIAYGAIGWPWLLYSLWGGTQRSKARLLERVGLGPDSLPNLGSWKADTGLLHRIVDAVEEIRPKVVVELGAGASTLVCAKALERNGGGRLVSYDQHRGFVDATARWVAEEGGQADLRWAPLSADASDWPGRWYALEDVPETIDLIIIDGPPWAIHPFVRGAAETLFDRLSPGGMVLLDDASRPGERVVARRWRRNWPDMRFERHGGSTKGTLIGRRLKQGETGTPALQPSNDNEPTRHWRRVAALALMFGAGWLSHEFAVGLSPTAQASEIVDEAHASHAASRAREAAMVGVPDPRDAGRLAAGAGLELPALPENWRVGAVQLDPSDLGNALTVPVVTQDGARLTLFAARAETPAEDLPVLARREGASIAYWEEGPFAYALIGEIGAERLLRHAATLSEEDPPGGR from the coding sequence ATGACGTCGCGAGACACCACGCGCCTGCTGGCGTTGCCGGATGATACGGAAGACGCGACGCGCGCGTCCTTCTCCGATGTGGCGCACCGTATTGCCTATGGCGCGATCGGCTGGCCCTGGCTGCTCTACAGCCTCTGGGGCGGGACGCAGCGGAGCAAGGCGCGATTACTGGAGCGAGTAGGGCTTGGCCCGGACTCTCTGCCGAACCTCGGCAGCTGGAAGGCGGATACCGGTCTTCTCCACCGGATAGTCGATGCGGTGGAGGAGATACGGCCGAAAGTCGTGGTCGAACTCGGCGCGGGGGCATCGACCCTCGTCTGCGCCAAGGCCCTCGAGCGCAACGGCGGCGGACGGCTGGTCAGCTACGACCAGCATCGTGGCTTCGTCGATGCGACGGCTCGCTGGGTCGCGGAAGAAGGCGGCCAGGCGGATCTGCGCTGGGCACCGCTTTCCGCCGATGCCAGCGACTGGCCCGGGCGCTGGTATGCGCTGGAGGACGTGCCGGAAACGATCGACCTCATCATCATCGATGGTCCGCCCTGGGCGATCCATCCCTTCGTGCGCGGCGCTGCCGAAACCCTGTTCGACCGCCTGTCGCCCGGCGGCATGGTACTGCTGGACGATGCCTCGAGGCCCGGCGAGCGGGTCGTGGCGCGCAGGTGGCGCAGGAACTGGCCGGATATGCGCTTCGAACGCCATGGTGGCAGCACCAAGGGCACGCTGATCGGGCGCAGGCTGAAGCAGGGTGAAACAGGCACGCCGGCTTTGCAGCCCTCCAACGACAACGAACCCACGCGCCACTGGCGCCGGGTCGCCGCGCTGGCCCTGATGTTCGGTGCCGGCTGGCTGAGCCACGAATTCGCCGTCGGTCTTTCGCCCACGGCGCAGGCTTCGGAAATCGTGGACGAAGCGCACGCTTCGCATGCGGCGAGCCGCGCGCGCGAAGCTGCGATGGTCGGCGTACCCGATCCGCGGGACGCGGGCCGGCTGGCGGCGGGGGCCGGGCTGGAACTGCCCGCATTGCCGGAAAACTGGCGGGTCGGCGCCGTGCAGCTCGATCCTTCGGACCTCGGCAATGCGCTCACCGTGCCGGTCGTAACGCAGGACGGAGCGCGACTGACCCTGTTCGCCGCACGGGCCGAAACGCCGGCCGAGGATTTGCCCGTCCTGGCGCGGCGCGAGGGTGCGTCGATCGCCTATTGGGAAGAGGGCCCGTTCGCCTACGCGCTGATCGGCGAGATCGGGGCGGAGCGGCTGCTGCGCCATGCTGCGACATTGTCCGAGGAAGATCCGCCGGGCGGACGCTGA
- a CDS encoding PRC-barrel domain-containing protein — MSRRDRNETGGLIASDRVEGTAVYDRNGNRLGSIENFMVGKRSGRVEYAVLSFGGFLGMGERHYPLPWDELDYDEDENGYVVNITERDLEDAPSHRAGDQIDYGRGYGADVRHYYGGH; from the coding sequence ATGAGCCGACGGGATCGCAACGAGACTGGCGGCCTGATCGCGTCCGACCGGGTTGAAGGCACGGCGGTTTACGATCGCAACGGCAACCGGCTTGGCTCGATCGAAAACTTCATGGTCGGCAAGCGCAGTGGACGCGTCGAATATGCAGTCCTCTCGTTCGGCGGCTTTCTCGGCATGGGCGAACGGCACTATCCGCTTCCCTGGGACGAACTCGATTACGACGAGGACGAGAACGGCTACGTCGTGAATATCACCGAGCGCGATCTCGAAGACGCGCCGAGCCACCGCGCCGGCGACCAGATCGATTACGGCCGTGGATATGGCGCCGATGTGCGCCACTACTACGGCGGACACTGA
- a CDS encoding chemotaxis protein CheB, with protein MPNFVNKKHDHRSETPICAIGASAGGIPALQKFFGAIDPDLGLAYVVIVHLAPDYPSHLSEILAKCTDMPVNQVSDTPELKPNCVYVIAPDCELIVKGNEIRSRPFTEPRGKRSPIDMFFRSIASARGDGFAVVLTGAGADGSVGVRDVKEAGGLILVQDPAEAEFPMMPRSAIATGVADFVEPIAGLAKRIRQTSRSKHELRETPNEDAELQVGKILSFLYARTGYDFSSYKSATVHRRIGRRMQVTRQPALVDYARYLSETPEEAQELFGDLLISVTSFFRDREAFVELADSVIPSLLNSHGETEPIRIWSVGCATGEEAYSIAILLLEEADRRGIQPSVQIFASDLDEGALATAREGRYPRSIEADLSDERLQRFFVRELEHYRIRKEVRDMVLFAHHSAMKDPPFLHMDMVSCRNLLIYLEREMQGQLLALFHYSLSPGRFLFLGSAETADARPELFATHSRDRRIYTAKPRNKGSIEFLGQLPRKWHRDGTGSAKRRGDRQENSSGSAHVAKLEDVAPPSVLVDEDHRVLNLSPRAGRFIMPPTGPLSQELPDLVRPELRAELRSALHRAFAELSSHFTQPLNVTFDGKTHRVTLYVAASAPEPNIAPQALVVFMDGGEVPSEDQTSESNGPGIASEIQRLREELRAAQERLSTSRREHETSLQELRIANEELQSINEEYRSTAEELETSKEELQSINEELQTVNGELKNKLDSIAGAHSDLQNLINATEIGTLFLDGKLRIKMLTPAVERLFSVTGSDVGRPITDFTHKLVYDGVEHDARRVLDDLVPLESEVQTKDGRWLMMRLRPYRTLEDRIEGIVVSFVDITKRREAEEKLRLSEERFRALFENMDDGFLLVARDDAVEGQRLKLLEANPAARRLLGSAVEGDYVTDTKNGIDDLSQKLLELVNQSLEQRETRRASLDDRTEHVSLQFSATPSDGTRAILSFRIMARSE; from the coding sequence ATGCCAAATTTTGTTAACAAGAAACACGATCACCGGTCCGAAACGCCGATCTGCGCCATCGGTGCTTCCGCAGGTGGTATACCTGCCCTGCAGAAGTTCTTCGGCGCAATCGATCCCGATTTGGGCCTGGCCTACGTGGTGATTGTTCACCTTGCTCCGGATTACCCGAGCCATCTTTCCGAAATACTGGCGAAATGTACGGACATGCCGGTCAATCAGGTGTCCGACACGCCAGAACTTAAACCGAATTGCGTCTACGTGATTGCGCCCGACTGCGAATTGATCGTCAAGGGAAACGAAATCCGTTCTCGCCCTTTCACGGAACCGCGCGGCAAACGATCGCCGATCGATATGTTCTTTCGCTCGATCGCCTCCGCTCGCGGTGACGGGTTCGCGGTCGTCTTGACCGGAGCGGGCGCTGACGGCTCGGTCGGGGTACGTGACGTCAAAGAAGCCGGCGGATTGATACTGGTTCAGGATCCCGCCGAAGCCGAATTCCCGATGATGCCACGCAGTGCCATCGCGACCGGAGTTGCAGATTTCGTCGAACCCATTGCAGGCCTTGCAAAGCGGATCAGGCAGACCTCGCGGAGCAAGCACGAACTGCGTGAGACGCCGAACGAAGACGCCGAACTCCAGGTGGGCAAGATCCTGTCGTTCCTTTATGCGCGAACCGGGTACGATTTCAGCAGCTACAAGTCCGCGACCGTGCACAGGCGGATCGGGCGGCGAATGCAGGTGACCCGCCAGCCCGCACTGGTCGATTATGCACGCTATCTCAGTGAAACACCGGAAGAGGCACAGGAACTCTTCGGCGACCTGCTTATTTCCGTGACCTCGTTTTTTCGGGACCGCGAGGCGTTTGTCGAACTGGCCGATTCCGTCATTCCATCCCTGTTGAACTCGCACGGAGAAACGGAGCCGATCCGGATATGGTCGGTCGGCTGCGCAACGGGTGAGGAAGCCTATTCCATCGCCATACTGTTGCTGGAAGAGGCCGACCGGCGGGGAATTCAGCCCAGCGTGCAGATATTCGCGAGCGACCTCGACGAGGGTGCGCTCGCGACGGCCAGGGAAGGTCGCTATCCGCGCTCGATCGAGGCCGATCTTTCGGACGAAAGACTGCAGCGTTTCTTCGTCCGCGAACTCGAACATTATCGCATCCGCAAGGAGGTTCGCGACATGGTCCTGTTCGCACATCACAGCGCCATGAAGGATCCGCCCTTCCTGCACATGGATATGGTCAGTTGCCGGAACCTGCTGATCTATCTCGAGCGGGAGATGCAGGGACAATTGCTGGCCCTGTTCCATTATTCGCTCAGCCCGGGCCGTTTCCTCTTTCTCGGGTCGGCGGAAACCGCGGATGCGCGCCCGGAGCTTTTTGCCACCCATTCGCGCGACCGGCGTATCTATACCGCCAAACCGCGCAACAAGGGCTCGATCGAATTCCTCGGCCAGTTGCCGCGCAAGTGGCATCGCGACGGTACCGGGTCCGCCAAGCGCAGGGGCGACAGACAGGAAAACTCGTCGGGATCGGCTCATGTAGCAAAGCTGGAAGACGTTGCGCCGCCATCCGTGCTCGTCGACGAAGACCACCGGGTACTCAATCTATCTCCTCGGGCCGGTCGCTTCATCATGCCGCCGACAGGACCGCTCAGCCAGGAACTCCCGGATCTCGTGCGGCCCGAACTTCGAGCAGAACTGCGAAGTGCGCTGCATCGGGCGTTCGCCGAGCTGTCTTCGCACTTCACGCAGCCCCTGAATGTCACCTTCGATGGAAAGACCCACCGGGTGACGCTGTACGTCGCTGCCAGTGCACCGGAACCCAACATCGCGCCGCAAGCACTTGTCGTCTTCATGGACGGAGGCGAAGTGCCTTCGGAAGACCAAACTTCCGAGAGCAACGGGCCCGGTATCGCCAGCGAGATCCAGCGCCTGCGGGAGGAACTGCGAGCAGCGCAGGAGCGATTGAGTACCAGCCGCCGGGAGCATGAGACCTCGTTGCAGGAATTGCGCATCGCCAATGAGGAATTGCAGTCCATCAACGAGGAGTACCGTTCCACTGCCGAGGAACTGGAAACGAGTAAGGAAGAGCTTCAGTCGATCAATGAGGAACTCCAGACGGTAAACGGCGAACTCAAGAACAAGCTCGACAGTATCGCCGGGGCGCACAGCGATCTGCAAAATCTGATCAATGCGACCGAAATCGGAACGCTTTTCCTGGACGGCAAGCTGCGGATCAAGATGCTGACCCCCGCGGTCGAGCGGCTTTTCAGCGTAACCGGCTCGGATGTCGGACGACCGATCACGGATTTCACGCACAAGCTGGTTTACGATGGAGTGGAGCACGACGCCCGGAGGGTTCTCGACGACCTCGTTCCACTGGAAAGCGAAGTGCAGACGAAGGACGGACGCTGGCTCATGATGCGCCTGCGGCCCTACCGGACGCTGGAGGATCGGATCGAAGGGATCGTCGTCAGCTTCGTCGACATAACGAAGCGGCGCGAAGCCGAAGAAAAGCTGCGCCTAAGCGAGGAACGTTTCCGGGCACTGTTCGAAAACATGGACGACGGTTTCCTGCTCGTCGCGCGCGACGATGCCGTCGAGGGACAGAGGCTCAAACTGCTTGAAGCAAATCCGGCGGCGCGAAGGCTGCTCGGTTCGGCAGTGGAAGGGGATTATGTAACCGACACGAAAAACGGGATCGACGACCTCTCTCAAAAGCTGCTGGAACTGGTCAACCAAAGCCTTGAGCAACGAGAGACGCGGAGGGCGTCCCTTGACGACAGGACGGAGCATGTCAGCCTGCAGTTCAGCGCGACACCCTCGGACGGCACGAGGGCCATTCTGTCGTTCCGGATAATGGCGCGGAGCGAATGA
- a CDS encoding HWE histidine kinase domain-containing protein, producing MESLRQSPSHAGYSHGPGDVFENPNGWLGALSSKEREAIKEIAEKPREIAGKTDFLAEGENDGRLHILTEGWAVRYLTGANGWRQIVAVNLPGDILDAERLYLDRTRFGLATITDCTVLQLDRQQLRELAQNSPAVCRAFGAAVAIERCGAGESAARLGQRCARNRMAHFFCEMAARLDKITAATWRGHHFPITQEQLGCILGMSVVHVNRTLQDLRADGLIEVRAQRMQILDREKLEQIAEFDDSYLHLEPVRPRSRTDDSEANVATIVSDDNLREVASEELRHRYKNLLAVVQSLVRQTLRDDVEISTSRKVLQGRLEAMRRSVEALTPGSWHRGSLADTIRRAMEITEGSDRISCHGPDLQLGGKSLMTLALALHELQTNAMKHGALSNDGGSVRLFWKIVESDEGQRLWMQWTESDGPEVRKPERTGFGARLLSSAAARSLSGEAVLDYTPEGLTWLLIAPLKTLSKD from the coding sequence ATGGAAAGCCTGAGGCAATCCCCCTCGCACGCAGGCTATTCGCATGGGCCAGGCGACGTGTTCGAAAACCCGAATGGCTGGCTCGGCGCGCTGAGCAGCAAAGAACGCGAAGCGATAAAAGAGATCGCCGAGAAGCCGCGCGAAATAGCTGGCAAGACCGACTTCCTCGCCGAAGGTGAGAACGATGGGCGGCTGCATATCTTGACCGAAGGCTGGGCTGTCCGATACCTTACCGGTGCCAACGGCTGGCGTCAGATCGTCGCGGTGAACCTGCCCGGCGATATTCTCGACGCGGAGCGGTTGTATCTGGACCGCACGCGGTTCGGCCTGGCAACGATCACCGATTGCACCGTACTCCAGCTTGACCGACAGCAACTGCGCGAACTGGCGCAGAATAGCCCTGCAGTCTGTCGCGCCTTTGGCGCCGCGGTGGCGATCGAAAGGTGCGGAGCAGGCGAGAGCGCAGCCAGGCTCGGTCAGAGATGCGCGCGCAACCGGATGGCGCATTTCTTCTGCGAGATGGCAGCGCGCCTTGACAAAATCACCGCTGCCACGTGGCGCGGACACCATTTTCCGATCACTCAGGAGCAGCTTGGCTGCATTCTGGGAATGTCGGTCGTACACGTCAATCGGACGCTGCAGGACCTGCGAGCGGACGGGCTGATCGAAGTGCGTGCGCAGCGCATGCAGATACTCGACAGGGAGAAGCTCGAACAGATCGCCGAATTCGATGACAGCTACCTGCATCTGGAGCCGGTACGCCCCCGGTCCCGGACCGATGACAGCGAGGCGAATGTCGCTACGATCGTGTCGGATGACAATCTTCGCGAAGTGGCGTCGGAAGAACTCAGGCACCGATACAAGAACCTGCTGGCAGTCGTCCAATCGCTCGTGCGACAAACCTTGCGCGACGACGTCGAAATCTCGACGTCCCGAAAGGTCTTGCAAGGACGCCTCGAGGCGATGCGACGTTCGGTAGAGGCATTGACGCCGGGATCCTGGCACCGCGGTTCGCTTGCCGACACGATACGGCGGGCAATGGAGATCACCGAAGGCAGTGACCGCATCTCGTGCCACGGACCGGACCTGCAACTTGGCGGCAAGTCGCTCATGACTCTCGCCTTGGCGCTTCACGAGTTGCAGACAAACGCGATGAAGCACGGTGCGCTATCGAATGATGGTGGTAGCGTCCGTCTGTTCTGGAAGATCGTCGAGAGCGATGAGGGACAGCGTTTGTGGATGCAATGGACGGAAAGCGACGGTCCGGAAGTCAGAAAACCGGAAAGGACCGGCTTTGGGGCGCGTCTCCTTTCGAGCGCAGCGGCGCGCTCACTTTCCGGAGAAGCGGTGCTTGATTACACGCCGGAAGGCCTGACATGGCTCCTGATCGCGCCTCTCAAGACTTTGTCGAAAGACTAG
- a CDS encoding EipA family protein: MLSFAPKRARAALAAAFASMAIFAAPLSAQPIEEVDPNAAIDADLAEQPGEPYYYTPDQDAAPSSRPPESGPTVTRPVAEPGFEDAFDEAADVAPSWSDPVVTSPDASVAASQAAASPEVAAAQGTTYKEDDLIGAAEGLFGEGAEEIARMIQRVLKDQGEPNAYIVGREAGGAFIVGARYGSGTLFHKVEGQRPVYWTGPSVGFDVGGNAGNTFVLVYNLYDTEELYSRFPSGEGNAYAIGGVTASYLRKGDKVLIPIRVGAGLRLGINAGYMKFSKEHKWLPF, translated from the coding sequence ATGCTTTCATTCGCACCGAAGCGCGCCAGGGCCGCCCTGGCCGCCGCCTTCGCATCCATGGCCATCTTTGCCGCGCCGCTCTCTGCGCAGCCGATCGAGGAGGTCGATCCGAACGCCGCGATCGATGCCGACCTGGCCGAGCAGCCGGGCGAGCCGTATTACTACACGCCGGATCAGGATGCCGCGCCCAGTTCCCGGCCTCCCGAATCGGGCCCGACCGTGACCCGGCCCGTGGCGGAGCCAGGCTTCGAGGATGCCTTCGACGAAGCTGCCGACGTCGCGCCGAGCTGGTCCGATCCGGTCGTGACCTCGCCCGATGCATCCGTTGCCGCCTCGCAGGCCGCGGCGAGCCCGGAAGTGGCTGCTGCGCAAGGTACCACCTACAAGGAAGACGACCTGATCGGTGCGGCCGAGGGCCTCTTCGGCGAAGGTGCGGAAGAGATCGCGCGAATGATCCAGCGCGTCCTGAAGGACCAGGGCGAGCCCAATGCCTACATCGTCGGCCGTGAGGCGGGCGGCGCGTTCATCGTGGGGGCGCGCTACGGCTCTGGAACGCTGTTCCACAAGGTGGAAGGGCAGCGCCCAGTCTACTGGACGGGGCCGTCGGTGGGGTTCGATGTCGGCGGCAACGCCGGCAATACCTTCGTGCTGGTCTACAACCTCTACGACACGGAAGAGCTCTATTCCCGTTTCCCGTCGGGCGAGGGCAACGCCTATGCCATCGGCGGGGTCACGGCGAGTTACCTGCGCAAGGGCGACAAGGTGCTGATCCCGATCCGCGTGGGTGCCGGGCTGCGGCTGGGCATCAATGCGGGCTACATGAAGTTCTCCAAGGAGCATAAGTGGCTGCCGTTCTGA